Sequence from the Primulina huaijiensis isolate GDHJ02 chromosome 16, ASM1229523v2, whole genome shotgun sequence genome:
CATTATGAATCAATTCACTTTCCATGATAAAAAGCTCTCGGCCGATAGTCAAAAGATTTgggaaaatttcggccaagtgaTTTCCTTCCACCACCCCGACGTCGACGCTACACCGTCATCGGATTTCGGAAATTCGAAGTGCGCAATCTCAACACACAAATCATTTGCGATTTCTAGTACAATCCAAGCGAGGAAGACAGCCTTCGATCGTGGAACTAATTAGGTGATCAAAGGAGAAGAGCCGTTTGCAGGAATATACAAGAAGGGCTATATCCGTCTAAACACCGGAATAGTTAGGAGTATAACGTTGAgaacgcaaaggtataattctaaacgTTCTATGAATGTTTTGAACACTAAGCCcaaacaaaaatttttaaatttctgcTGCGTCTTGGGTATGAGAATACGACGTCCCAACAAGAGACAGTACTGGAAGTGGATTGTACTAGCATTCGCAACATAGATCTTTCAGATAGGGATGTAGGTGTAACAAGAGTTTAATTTTATTGCAAAATCTCTATAACAATGTAATTTCATTTACTCAATGAAATTCATTACTTTTTTTTACAATTGTCCAAGTGTTATACTGCTTTAGTATATCTTTTTGAGTCTAGCTAGGTCTGAACTTGCATTTCCTATCCTCTCATCTGATTATTGAACTGGCTAGATCCATTATTTTACTAtcaattatgattttataaaaatcgAATTTTAGCGAGTACGAGGATTTGGTACCTACAGGTATTATACATCCAGCAACATAAATTCACGTCTTCGCGAAAGAAGTTTaagttcaaattcaaattcttaAACGCAGGAATAGCCTCGAAGATAAgaggaaaatataatttacatatattttcgactattttattttaatgtattatGATGTTGCTTTTGATTTGAGAACATATCAAACGATATGTATTGCTAATATTTTAGATGTGGTTTTCTTGGAAAGTTAGTTTACGAGGAATTATGATACAATTATTGGAAAATTTTATGTCATTATTGCAtcatgttattatttttttttttacatacatTAAATATGTATGTATTGTTCAACATGTAACATATTTCCCTCATGTGCTCCGTTCAGTTGCCATTTatattcaaaaattcaaaatcttttTTCCCCCACCAATTTCATGGGCCCCACGTTCTGTCGACTCATCACTCATTCGACAGTTCACACAACTGGGTCCACACGTACGTTGCAGTCTTCCATATCGCTAAATTCGTTGTCGTAGATGCttcctattttgtttttgttatcCTAGTTTTAGTTCCAGGAAATAAAACTTTCAGTGGTTTATCATATTCTTCTCCCTCGCGTGCAGTTTTTGGGGGATCTTTTTCCTATCTTTGGTTCAGATAATTTTAAATCAAGATACCATTTTGGCTGTTAGAAAATTCTTCGATTAGgtttttatcttaaaaaaaaaaaacccatgtCAAGatcttgttttttcttttatttatttttggtttggGGAGTTTTGGATGATGGGTTTGTTGTGGAAGGCCTTGGTGTGAACTGGGGGACAATGGCATCTCACAAGTTGCCACCCAAGGTGGTGGTGCAAATACTTAATGACAATGGGATAAAGAAGGCGAAACTGTTTGATGCAGATCTGTCCACCATGAGTGCCTTGGCTGGTACAGACATAGAAGTCATGGTTGCAATCCCCAATGATCAGCTTGCTGCAATGGGCAGCTATGATCGAGCTAAAGAATGGGTCAAACGCAGTATAACGCGCTACAATTTCAAGGGCGGGGTCAATATCAAGTTAGACTTTTCTTTCTATTTTGCATCCTTTCAGTTCACCTTACTTTTCAAATTTCCATGTCCTCTGTTTATCAAAACCAAGTTCAAGTGGTTAACTTTCTGGGTAATTGATTGCCATGCCATTTGATGCTTTCAGAAGTTTTTCCCATCTAAAGTTTTTCTCCcactaaataattttttttttttactgaataCTTTGAGGTGACCAGTTACAAACTAACCATCAATCCGATGCTTCTGAGTTGATTACCTTGTCTACTggaattcatttttattttatcaatacTACAATTTACCAGTGTTGTATGCTGATTGTTATGCGAATAGCGTATGGGTATTTCAATTCCTGTTTATTATagcttatttttaaattaaggcTTTACAGCTAGCTTATAAGCTCCTAAACAGTGTGTAAGATATAATGGCTGATAAGCTATTCAAAATAAGATTAGTAGAGCACCTCACCCTCTGCAAGTGTGGATGTTGTATTAGTATTTTGACCTATATGTTGAGTTATCTATGATCTGACAAGTGAATTATATGTAACAAATGCTTAGCCATCTATTCCTTGTCATTGATTCTCATGTGGATCTTTTATTTAGGTAACTCATTAGCATAAAGTTAATAAATTAGGGATTTGGTGAAATTTTCTTTAGTGTTGGAGAATTAGGGAGGATTTTTGTTGGAAAATGAAGGCCTCCATGTATTATTATCTTAGGAAATCCATCATTTTAGAAGAGTATACAAATATAAAGCTTCTGACTTTCTATACCTTTAAATGTGAGTCGATTATTGGAATCGATGATAGGTTCCTTATCTTGTTTCTTCTCTTTAAAACTCTGCATCTGCAATTTTCTTACGACAGTTTTCTCTCGATACAATTAGTTTGAATTAGATTTTAGCAGAGTTTATAGTATTGCTGCCATTGTAAGTTGTTGCTTCTTTGACATTAAACAGATACGTGGCTGTAGGCAACGAGCCTTTCCTAACATCATATAACAATTCATTTCTGAACACAACCTTCCCAGCTCTCCAGAACATTCAGAATGCTCTAAATGAAGCTGGATTTGGGGATGCCATAAAAGCAACTGTGCCGTTGAATGCTGATGTTTATGGTTCACCGGTTGATCAACCTTTCCCATCTGCTGGAAGATTTCGGACAGATATCATTGGTCAAATGACTCAGATTGTTCAATTCTTAAACCAAAATAAGGCGCCATTCACTGTAAATATATATCCTTTCTTGAGTCTTTATGCCAACGAACATTTTCCCGTTGATTATGCCTTCTTCGATGGGGTGGCCAATCCCATTGATGATAAAGGAATTCCCTACACCAATGTCTTTGATGCCAACTTTGACACCTTGGTTTCTTCCCTCAAAGCTCTGGGATATGGTGATATGACCATTATCGTTGGGGAGGTGGGGTGGCCAACCAACGGAGACAGGAATGCAAACGAAAATTTAGCTTTGAGGTTTTATAGAGGACTTTTACCAAGACTTGCTGCTAATAAAGGAACCCCTCTTCGGCCTGGTTATATGGAGGTTTATTTGTTTGGCCTTATTGACGAGGATATGAAAAGTGTAGCTCCAGGTAATTTTGAGCGCCATTGGGGAATCTTTAGGTACGATGGGCAACCTAAGTTTCCTATGGATTTGTCAGGCCAGCTACAAGACAAGTATCTTGTAGGTGCTCAAAATGTAAATTATCTTCCGCACAAATGGTGCATGCTTCGGCCAGATGCCAAGGATTTGAGTAAACTTGGTGAGAACATAAATTTTGCATGTTCATGGTCAGACTGCACTACCCTTGGATATGGTTCTTCCTGCAATGGATTGGATGCTAATGGGAATGCTTCATATgcgtttaatatgtatttccaGGTCAAAAATCAAGAAGACTCGGCCTGTTATTTTCAGGGCCTAGCTGTGATGACAGACCAAAATATATCTCAGGCCAACTGCAATTTTACCGTTCAGAtagcttcctcttcttcttcaaagTTGTCACAGGTGTCTTGGGCATTTTTTACAGGATTCGTGGTTCTAATGATATAGGCCTCTTTGTCTGTATACctcatagttttttttttttttccatttttttaaataatttagttgaGTTGAGAGTGGCATTGAGTTCCATTTGCTTCTCTACCTCTATAGCCTAGGTTGTTCATGAATTTCCCACTATCTGCAGTCTCCTTGATCTGTATTGTTTATGCTACTGAAAATCATTGTGGCTTTCTATTTCATGTTTTAATTATGTTGAGATTAACCTCATTGATATTATTACTTAAATTTAAGCCCATGGATTCCGGTGCCACGCCTGTTCTGAACTTTAAAATGCTATAGTTGTTAAAAATGTTTCAACTGCAGGAGaacaaaacaaaatacaaaTGTGGTGATCATAGATTTTTCGATGTGCTTTATGAAGAATGCTTTAATTGATGCGATGATAGCCGGTTTGTGTGATGTTCGATTTAATTTGATCCAAGTCTACCCTACCCACAGGCTAACTCGATAgggtattattttttttatcaataccCAACCCGATTGAATTTGATCCAAGTCTATCCTACCATTATGACTGGAGTCGAAAATTAACAACTTAAGAACTTAAACAATTCCATAAAGATCCAAAAGTATGCTTCCTATTTACATCCGATAAATTTGC
This genomic interval carries:
- the LOC140961565 gene encoding glucan endo-1,3-beta-glucosidase 8-like; protein product: MSRSCFFFYLFLVWGVLDDGFVVEGLGVNWGTMASHKLPPKVVVQILNDNGIKKAKLFDADLSTMSALAGTDIEVMVAIPNDQLAAMGSYDRAKEWVKRSITRYNFKGGVNIKYVAVGNEPFLTSYNNSFLNTTFPALQNIQNALNEAGFGDAIKATVPLNADVYGSPVDQPFPSAGRFRTDIIGQMTQIVQFLNQNKAPFTVNIYPFLSLYANEHFPVDYAFFDGVANPIDDKGIPYTNVFDANFDTLVSSLKALGYGDMTIIVGEVGWPTNGDRNANENLALRFYRGLLPRLAANKGTPLRPGYMEVYLFGLIDEDMKSVAPGNFERHWGIFRYDGQPKFPMDLSGQLQDKYLVGAQNVNYLPHKWCMLRPDAKDLSKLGENINFACSWSDCTTLGYGSSCNGLDANGNASYAFNMYFQVKNQEDSACYFQGLAVMTDQNISQANCNFTVQIASSSSSKLSQVSWAFFTGFVVLMI